In the genome of Dermacentor silvarum isolate Dsil-2018 chromosome 1, BIME_Dsil_1.4, whole genome shotgun sequence, one region contains:
- the LOC119445143 gene encoding uncharacterized protein LOC119445143 produces the protein MVFHKIWRCKECKLNKSSGMPAVHCPAKIDLKIKMVNRNTKRNDAFLHGKKPLPAVIKLFHHSSHSTAAAEALRRLAPTSQTKQAFLEYFNNGMSPAEAIRLHESKLVVQENGYALVANSAVNPVPSAIYYWHKLWREENFGRDIDPLLKIAEKMPLYAKEGEPYN, from the coding sequence ATGGTATTCCACAAAATATGGCGCTGTAAAGAATGCAAGCTCAACAAGTCATCCGGCATGCCTGCAGTGCACTGCCCTGCCAAGATTGACCTCAAAATAAAAATGGTCAATAGGAACACAAAAAGGAATGATGCCTTtctgcatggaaagaagccacTGCCAGCTGTCATAAAACTGTTTCACCACAGCAGTCACAGCACAGCAGCTGCGGAGGCCCTTCGTCGTCTCGCACCAACGTCCCAAACTAAACAAGCCTTTTTGGAATATTTCAACAACGGCATGTCCCCAGCCGAAGCTATCAGGCTTCATGAAAGCAAGCTGGTGGTTCAAGAGAATGGGTATGCCCTCGTTGCCAACTCGGCAGTTAACCCAGTGCCTTCAGCCATATATTACTGGCACAAGCTCTGGCGTGAAGAAAACTTCGGAAGAGACATTGACCCACTCTTGAAAATAGCAGAGAAGATGCCGCTGTATGCCAAAGAAGGTGAGCCTTACAATTAA